From a single Paenibacillus sp. FSL W8-0426 genomic region:
- a CDS encoding glycoside hydrolase family 3 N-terminal domain-containing protein yields the protein MMIYKDPSKPVEERVNHLLSLMTTEEKVGQLVQPFGWQVYSHEAGRITLTEAFKDQIASGGVGSLYGTLRADPWTGVTLDTGLSAREGAEAINLIQKYAVEHSRLGIPLLIGEECSHGHMAIGGTVFPVPLLLGSTWNVDLYRKMCRAVARETRAQGGAVTYSPVLDVVRDPRWGRTEECFGEDPFLIGEMAVASVEGLQGERLDAEDALAATLKHFVGYGSSEGGRNAGPVHMGWRELLEVDLYPFRKAVQAGAQSVMPAYNEIDGTPCTVNRELLDGVLREQWGFDGLVITDCGAIDMLASGHDVAADGMDAAVQALRAGIDMEMSGTMFGQYLMQAVQEGKLEPHELDQAVSRVLTLKFRLGLFEHPYVDADRAADVIGSEEHVRLARQLAAEGIVLLKNEHKTLPLSTASAGRIAVIGPNADQPYNQLGDYTSPQPRSRVVTVLDGIRAKVAASHEALKDERAKPDDGVLYAPGCRIKGDAAEGFEHAIATAEAADTVIMVMGGSSARDFGEGTIDLRTGASVVSGHSWNDMDCGEGIDRMTLGLAGVQLQLMQEIGKLGKNLIVVYINGRPIAEPWVDEHADAIVEAWYPGQEGGHAVADVLFGDVNPSGRLTISIPKHVGQLPVYYNGKRSRGKRYLEEDLEPRYPFGYGLSYTTFEYGVPKLDAASITLHETVTVSIEVTNVGPRSGAEVVQMYVTDVTSEMTRPAKELKGFAKVMLEPGETKTVSFCVGAEQLQYIGRHLQPVVEPGLFRVHIGRNVNDTQYAELHVREG from the coding sequence ATGATGATCTACAAGGATCCCAGCAAGCCGGTTGAAGAGCGGGTGAACCACCTGCTGAGCCTGATGACGACGGAAGAAAAGGTAGGCCAGCTTGTCCAGCCTTTCGGCTGGCAAGTGTACAGCCATGAGGCAGGGCGGATCACGCTGACCGAAGCATTCAAGGATCAGATCGCAAGCGGAGGCGTCGGCTCGCTGTACGGCACCCTGCGCGCCGATCCGTGGACAGGAGTGACGTTAGACACCGGATTGTCCGCACGGGAAGGAGCCGAAGCGATCAACCTGATCCAGAAATACGCCGTGGAGCATTCCCGGCTCGGCATTCCGCTGCTCATCGGGGAAGAATGTTCGCACGGCCACATGGCGATTGGCGGTACCGTATTTCCGGTCCCGCTGCTGCTCGGCAGCACATGGAACGTCGATCTTTACCGGAAGATGTGCCGTGCCGTTGCGAGGGAGACACGGGCACAGGGGGGAGCCGTAACGTATTCCCCGGTGCTGGACGTGGTTCGCGACCCGCGCTGGGGACGCACGGAGGAATGTTTTGGCGAAGATCCGTTCCTGATCGGTGAAATGGCGGTCGCTTCCGTGGAGGGGCTGCAAGGCGAACGGCTCGACGCGGAAGATGCACTCGCAGCCACGCTTAAGCATTTCGTGGGTTATGGCAGCTCGGAAGGCGGGCGCAATGCCGGACCGGTGCATATGGGGTGGCGCGAGCTGCTGGAGGTTGATTTGTACCCGTTCCGGAAAGCGGTGCAGGCTGGCGCGCAATCGGTGATGCCGGCTTACAACGAAATTGATGGTACGCCTTGCACGGTAAACCGGGAACTGTTGGATGGCGTTCTTCGCGAGCAATGGGGGTTCGACGGTCTGGTCATTACGGACTGCGGCGCCATCGACATGCTTGCCAGCGGTCATGACGTGGCGGCGGACGGCATGGATGCAGCGGTGCAGGCTTTGCGGGCCGGGATCGACATGGAGATGTCCGGCACGATGTTCGGGCAATATCTGATGCAGGCCGTCCAGGAAGGCAAGCTCGAGCCTCATGAGCTGGACCAGGCCGTAAGCCGGGTGCTGACGCTGAAATTCAGGCTGGGCCTGTTCGAACATCCTTATGTGGATGCGGACCGGGCCGCTGACGTGATCGGCAGCGAAGAACATGTGCGGCTGGCTCGCCAGCTGGCAGCAGAGGGCATCGTTTTGCTCAAAAACGAGCATAAGACACTGCCGTTGTCCACGGCTTCGGCAGGACGCATCGCAGTGATCGGGCCAAACGCCGATCAGCCTTACAACCAGCTTGGGGACTATACATCGCCCCAGCCAAGATCGCGAGTCGTCACCGTACTGGACGGCATTCGCGCCAAAGTGGCCGCCTCGCACGAGGCGCTGAAAGATGAGCGGGCGAAACCGGACGATGGGGTCCTGTATGCGCCAGGCTGCCGCATCAAAGGGGATGCTGCGGAAGGCTTCGAGCATGCAATCGCCACGGCGGAAGCCGCAGATACGGTCATCATGGTGATGGGCGGCTCCAGCGCGCGCGATTTCGGCGAGGGCACGATCGACCTCCGAACGGGAGCTTCTGTCGTATCAGGCCATTCGTGGAACGACATGGACTGCGGGGAAGGCATCGACCGCATGACGTTGGGATTGGCCGGCGTGCAGCTGCAGTTAATGCAGGAAATCGGCAAGCTGGGCAAAAACCTGATCGTGGTGTATATCAACGGCCGTCCCATCGCGGAGCCATGGGTGGATGAACACGCCGATGCCATCGTGGAGGCCTGGTATCCCGGTCAGGAAGGCGGCCATGCCGTCGCCGACGTGCTGTTCGGCGACGTGAATCCGTCCGGCAGGCTGACGATCTCCATTCCGAAGCATGTCGGCCAGCTGCCGGTCTATTACAACGGCAAACGTTCGCGCGGCAAACGGTATCTGGAGGAAGACCTGGAGCCGCGGTATCCGTTCGGATACGGGCTTAGCTATACCACCTTCGAGTATGGCGTGCCAAAGCTCGATGCCGCATCCATTACGTTGCACGAAACGGTTACGGTATCGATAGAGGTAACCAACGTGGGGCCGCGAAGCGGTGCCGAGGTGGTGCAGATGTACGTCACCGACGTCACCAGCGAGATGACCCGTCCGGCGAAGGAGCTGAAGGGATTCGCAAAGGTCATGCTGGAGCCCGGCGAAACGAAGACGGTTAGCTTTTGCGTCGGGGCGGAGCAGCTGCAATACATTGGCCGGCATCTGCAGCCTGTTGTCGAGCCAGGGCTGTTTCGCGTCCATATCGGCAGAAACGTGAACGATACGCAATATGCGGAACTGCACGTAAGGGAGGGATAG
- a CDS encoding carbohydrate ABC transporter permease, with the protein MAQLVKKRDFHHVSRGWNVILNIVASLFALICVFPFVFVVIISLTDEKVLASEGYRVIPSEWSFAAYRFIWQSGDTLLRAYGVTILVTVLGTIISLILMSLYAYAVSRKSFRYRRFFSVLAILTMLFNGGMIPTYMVVSQLLGLKDTIWALILPLAMNAFYIMILRTFYSTSVPDALIESGKIDGAGEFYVFLKIVLPLSLPGLATIGLFSTLGYWNDWFNALLYIDNPNLVPLQSMLMRIESSIQFIQQNSANSSMSLAAMQSIPQDTSRMAMVVLATLPIIFAYPFFQRYFVQGLTVGAVKE; encoded by the coding sequence TTGGCACAACTCGTTAAAAAACGCGACTTCCACCACGTATCCCGCGGCTGGAACGTCATTTTGAATATTGTGGCCAGCTTGTTCGCTTTGATTTGCGTGTTTCCGTTCGTGTTCGTGGTCATCATCTCGCTTACCGACGAGAAGGTGCTGGCGAGCGAAGGGTACCGGGTCATTCCGTCCGAATGGAGCTTTGCTGCATACCGATTTATCTGGCAGAGCGGGGACACATTGCTGCGCGCGTATGGCGTCACCATTCTGGTGACGGTGCTGGGCACGATCATCAGCTTGATTTTGATGTCGCTGTACGCCTACGCCGTTTCCCGCAAAAGCTTCCGATACCGCCGATTTTTTTCCGTGCTCGCCATTTTGACCATGCTGTTCAACGGAGGCATGATCCCGACGTACATGGTCGTGTCCCAATTGCTCGGATTGAAGGATACGATATGGGCGCTGATTTTGCCGCTGGCGATGAATGCCTTTTATATCATGATTTTGCGTACGTTTTATTCCACCAGCGTTCCCGACGCGTTGATCGAATCCGGGAAAATCGACGGTGCGGGCGAATTTTATGTGTTCCTGAAAATCGTGCTTCCGTTGTCCCTGCCGGGACTGGCCACGATCGGGCTGTTCAGCACGCTCGGTTATTGGAACGACTGGTTCAACGCGCTGCTGTATATCGATAACCCCAACCTGGTGCCGCTGCAGTCGATGCTGATGCGAATCGAATCCAGCATTCAGTTCATCCAGCAAAATTCGGCCAACAGCTCGATGAGCTTGGCGGCAATGCAGTCGATTCCGCAAGACACGTCGCGGATGGCCATGGTTGTGCTGGCGACGCTGCCGATCATTTTCGCGTATCCGTTCTTCCAGCGTTATTTCGTGCAGGGACTTACGGTCGGAGCCGTCAAAGAATAG
- a CDS encoding alpha-amylase family protein, translating to MSLNDVQKRKSASPIVMLCDPGFPVEIALPAPEEQKNWPETEGILVVRADELAAALESMNGQGCLVNLHAPYFPKSAWKAICDFLHQGGSLVSVGGAPFKRPVRREHDAWVAESEQTAYHQELYIHETLRVSGDNVASLQPSTSIPLLKGRQGLFPVAPTWNLVPHTTKSSDLPHQMGSAGPMSTQIYPLLKGISTDGRSVSAPVVLWENSRGTFAGSRWLFVHAPLTDLFWQQDGVEEIVRWAKFCAKGVTELSLKPNYASYEPGERAILTLQGQILQHRARGRVGMDTAETWIFKLAVERADPENGQAEQVCHHQLELALTGEQRFARIPLPFEIQNGLYRIVCQASGPDGETRMLRQGFWGQDAELLAAGELLTRGRDYFLQGGRPLPVVGMTYMASDVARKFLFLPNAEVWDRDMAQMAKAGINWIRTGIWTAYRNMMQVDGHMSEEVLRSIDAFLLTAKRHRLRVTFTFFSFTPETWEGTNPYLDPQSVEAQKRFIRSIVSRYTHATHVDWDLINEPSMFDPARIFSSGPRSSRDLHEQQAFVQWLRERHDTIEVLQEAWNMSPAQLPNFEAARIPEAEEINFDVQDMHQAKKGTRWLDYCLFSMEMHNRWARELVQTIKDLVPDHLVTVGQDEALGAQRPSPFFYESEVDYTTVHSWWLNDDLVWDGIFAKTPHKPNLIQETGIMYVETPDGRAKRTEEELRSILERKYAYAFSTGGAGAVQWIWNTNFYMDNANESHIGALRADGTEKPEADVSYDFGRFMGGIRDLFRERELEDIAVVFPYSNDFSNRALAYDATTKLTRVLAYQLKQPFRAMSEYHLAHLEEQPPKLIIVPSPHNMDSGALERLLSFTEKAGATLLFTGPLGLDAYWKKTDRADLLVGEREQRNVQREEMLDIDGTSYALAYGRRRIAEVCKEVLVNGNGHNQTDGSKAKLDSITKVTLGQGKLIWCPLPLELNEREEALAATYRYAMHSAGIVSDMEWLTGGELAGVYGRKLTFAEGSLYVFVSEYGRDAEVCVRDARTGATYSFVLESNRSVLFAVDASGQLQEVYRPEEVEITQLDAEVRQTT from the coding sequence ATGAGCCTGAACGATGTGCAAAAACGTAAATCCGCCTCACCGATCGTCATGTTGTGCGATCCCGGCTTTCCGGTCGAGATCGCTCTGCCTGCGCCGGAAGAGCAAAAGAACTGGCCGGAAACGGAGGGCATTTTGGTCGTCCGTGCGGATGAATTAGCAGCTGCCTTGGAATCGATGAATGGGCAAGGTTGTTTGGTGAATCTGCATGCGCCTTATTTTCCGAAGTCAGCCTGGAAGGCGATCTGCGATTTCCTTCATCAGGGAGGAAGCCTGGTCAGCGTCGGCGGCGCACCATTCAAGCGGCCGGTTCGGCGCGAGCATGATGCATGGGTGGCGGAGTCGGAACAGACGGCATATCATCAGGAGCTTTATATCCATGAAACGCTGCGCGTATCGGGGGACAATGTGGCTAGCTTGCAGCCGTCCACGAGCATACCATTGCTGAAGGGACGACAAGGCTTGTTTCCTGTTGCGCCGACGTGGAATCTGGTTCCGCATACGACAAAATCAAGCGATTTGCCCCACCAGATGGGTTCCGCCGGTCCGATGAGCACCCAGATTTATCCCCTGCTCAAAGGAATCAGCACGGATGGCCGCAGCGTGTCCGCCCCTGTCGTCTTGTGGGAAAATTCCCGCGGTACGTTTGCCGGCTCGCGCTGGCTATTCGTTCATGCACCCTTAACCGATTTATTCTGGCAGCAGGATGGAGTGGAAGAGATCGTAAGGTGGGCGAAGTTTTGCGCCAAAGGTGTGACCGAGCTTTCGCTGAAGCCGAACTATGCTTCGTATGAACCCGGAGAACGGGCGATCCTGACGCTGCAAGGACAAATTTTGCAGCATAGAGCCCGCGGCAGAGTTGGCATGGATACGGCGGAAACATGGATATTTAAACTTGCAGTAGAGCGGGCAGACCCTGAAAATGGTCAGGCTGAACAAGTATGCCATCACCAGTTGGAGCTGGCATTGACGGGGGAACAGCGTTTTGCGCGAATTCCTCTCCCGTTTGAGATTCAAAACGGGCTTTATCGGATCGTGTGCCAGGCTTCGGGACCGGATGGCGAAACACGCATGCTTCGCCAAGGCTTCTGGGGACAGGATGCTGAATTGCTCGCAGCAGGGGAACTGCTGACTCGCGGCCGGGATTACTTCCTGCAGGGCGGTCGCCCGCTTCCCGTAGTGGGCATGACGTACATGGCATCCGACGTGGCCCGAAAGTTCCTGTTCCTGCCCAACGCCGAGGTATGGGACCGGGACATGGCCCAGATGGCCAAAGCGGGCATCAACTGGATTCGCACCGGCATTTGGACCGCTTACCGCAACATGATGCAGGTGGACGGCCACATGTCGGAAGAGGTGCTGCGATCGATCGACGCCTTCCTGCTCACGGCGAAGCGCCACCGGTTGCGCGTGACGTTTACCTTCTTTTCATTTACGCCAGAGACATGGGAAGGGACGAATCCGTATCTGGACCCGCAAAGCGTTGAAGCCCAGAAACGCTTCATTCGCAGCATCGTCAGTCGTTATACCCATGCGACGCATGTAGATTGGGACCTGATCAACGAACCTTCGATGTTCGATCCGGCGCGCATTTTCTCCAGCGGGCCACGCTCATCTAGGGATCTGCACGAACAGCAGGCGTTTGTGCAATGGCTGCGTGAACGTCATGACACGATCGAGGTGTTGCAGGAAGCGTGGAACATGTCTCCGGCGCAGCTGCCGAACTTTGAAGCCGCTCGCATCCCCGAAGCCGAAGAGATCAATTTCGACGTGCAGGACATGCATCAGGCCAAAAAGGGAACCCGCTGGCTGGATTATTGCCTGTTCTCGATGGAGATGCACAACCGTTGGGCGCGGGAACTCGTGCAAACGATCAAGGATCTGGTGCCCGATCACCTCGTGACGGTGGGACAAGATGAAGCGCTGGGCGCACAGCGGCCCTCTCCGTTTTTCTATGAAAGCGAAGTGGACTATACGACCGTGCATTCCTGGTGGCTCAACGACGATCTCGTATGGGATGGCATTTTTGCGAAAACGCCGCATAAACCGAACCTGATCCAGGAAACGGGCATAATGTACGTCGAAACGCCGGACGGCCGGGCCAAACGCACGGAGGAGGAACTGCGCAGCATCCTGGAACGGAAATACGCGTATGCTTTTTCCACAGGCGGCGCGGGGGCCGTGCAATGGATCTGGAACACGAATTTTTACATGGACAATGCCAACGAATCCCATATCGGTGCGCTCAGGGCGGATGGCACAGAGAAGCCGGAGGCGGACGTATCCTATGATTTCGGCCGTTTCATGGGCGGCATTCGCGATCTTTTCCGGGAACGTGAGCTGGAGGATATCGCGGTGGTATTCCCGTATTCCAACGATTTTTCCAATCGCGCGCTTGCCTATGATGCCACGACCAAGCTTACGAGAGTGTTGGCCTATCAACTGAAACAACCGTTCAGGGCCATGTCCGAGTACCATCTGGCGCATTTGGAAGAACAACCGCCGAAGCTGATCATCGTGCCGAGTCCGCACAATATGGACAGCGGTGCTTTGGAACGATTGCTATCGTTCACGGAGAAGGCAGGGGCCACGCTGCTGTTTACCGGGCCGCTCGGCTTGGATGCCTACTGGAAGAAGACGGATCGTGCAGACCTCCTCGTCGGCGAACGTGAGCAGCGTAACGTGCAGCGCGAAGAAATGCTGGATATCGACGGAACCTCTTATGCGCTTGCCTATGGTCGCCGCCGTATTGCCGAAGTGTGCAAAGAGGTCCTCGTGAACGGGAACGGTCATAATCAAACGGATGGAAGCAAAGCAAAGCTAGACTCCATTACAAAGGTGACGTTGGGTCAAGGAAAGCTGATCTGGTGCCCGCTGCCGCTGGAGCTGAACGAACGGGAAGAAGCGCTCGCGGCCACGTATCGGTATGCCATGCATTCGGCGGGGATCGTTTCCGATATGGAATGGCTGACCGGAGGCGAACTTGCCGGGGTGTATGGCCGTAAGCTGACATTTGCGGAAGGAAGCCTGTATGTGTTTGTTTCCGAGTATGGCCGGGATGCCGAAGTTTGCGTGCGGGATGCCCGCACGGGAGCCACGTATTCCTTCGTGCTGGAGAGCAATCGCAGCGTCCTGTTTGCCGTGGATGCATCCGGTCAGTTACAGGAGGTTTACCGTCCTGAAGAAGTCGAAATTACACAACTTGATGCCGAGGTGAGACAGACCACATGA
- a CDS encoding glycoside hydrolase family 125 protein, translated as MEQFRLPKIPMPSVALPQSVQAVLAEADDKLAHRPKLLQLFKNCFPNTLETTTKLMNDGTTFVITGDIPACWLRDSVEQVVHYVPFAKEDPELQRIIGGLIKRHIRYVQIDPYANAFNESANDWHWNTTDETEMSPWVWERKFEIDSLCFVIRLAYLYWKETELTDIFDASFKAAMRVIVDLFKTEQRHMEQSPYRFTRDNGIPTDSIRNNGQGMPVNYTGMIWSGFRSSDDACDFHYNIPGNMFAVVALRQMQEFAEWVFRDMALLKELKQLEQEVRHGIELYGIYRHPEFGPIYAYETDGFGNYCLMDDAGTPGLLSIPYLGYVTADDPVYQNTRRFALSKENPFYYEGKVAKGLGSPHTPPDYIWHMGLSMQGLTATSAEEKLEMIRLLEATDADTGYMHEGFHADDPTVFTRKWFAWSNSLFSQLVYKAMKDGLL; from the coding sequence ATGGAACAATTCAGATTACCCAAAATACCGATGCCTTCGGTTGCCTTGCCGCAATCGGTTCAAGCGGTACTCGCCGAGGCGGACGATAAGCTGGCTCACAGACCGAAGCTGCTCCAGCTGTTCAAAAACTGCTTCCCGAATACGCTGGAAACGACGACTAAACTGATGAACGATGGCACGACCTTTGTCATCACGGGTGATATTCCTGCCTGCTGGCTGCGCGATTCGGTGGAACAAGTGGTCCATTACGTGCCGTTTGCGAAGGAAGACCCGGAGCTGCAGCGAATCATCGGCGGCCTGATCAAACGCCACATCCGGTACGTGCAGATCGACCCGTATGCCAACGCGTTCAACGAATCGGCCAATGACTGGCATTGGAACACGACGGATGAAACGGAAATGTCCCCCTGGGTGTGGGAGCGCAAGTTCGAGATCGACTCGTTATGCTTCGTGATTCGGCTCGCCTATTTGTATTGGAAAGAAACGGAGCTGACCGACATTTTCGATGCCAGCTTCAAAGCAGCCATGCGTGTAATTGTGGACCTGTTCAAAACGGAGCAGCGGCATATGGAGCAGTCTCCATATCGCTTCACGAGGGATAATGGCATTCCGACGGACTCTATCCGCAACAACGGGCAAGGCATGCCGGTCAATTACACGGGCATGATCTGGTCCGGTTTCCGTTCCAGCGATGACGCTTGCGATTTCCACTACAACATTCCAGGCAACATGTTCGCCGTCGTAGCGCTGCGCCAGATGCAGGAATTCGCCGAGTGGGTGTTTCGTGACATGGCTTTGCTGAAAGAGCTGAAACAGCTGGAGCAGGAAGTGCGCCATGGTATCGAGCTGTACGGCATTTACCGCCATCCCGAATTCGGCCCGATCTACGCCTACGAAACCGACGGGTTCGGCAATTATTGCCTGATGGACGACGCCGGCACGCCTGGCCTGCTGTCCATTCCGTACCTCGGCTACGTAACTGCGGATGATCCGGTGTACCAGAATACGCGGCGCTTTGCCCTCAGTAAAGAAAATCCGTTCTATTATGAAGGCAAAGTGGCGAAGGGCCTCGGCAGCCCGCATACGCCGCCGGATTATATTTGGCATATGGGATTGTCCATGCAAGGACTGACGGCCACCTCGGCCGAAGAGAAGCTGGAGATGATTCGATTGCTGGAAGCGACGGATGCGGATACGGGATATATGCATGAAGGCTTCCATGCCGATGATCCGACGGTGTTTACGCGGAAATGGTTTGCCTGGTCCAACAGCTTGTTCTCCCAGCTGGTCTATAAAGCGATGAAGGATGGGTTGTTATGA
- a CDS encoding alpha-mannosidase has translation MERIKRWIAELSRHQWLEQRELRSWEIRRANYVLPGQYEEETAYTEGEGLDVFPSVQGTTYFFRTRLEIPESWRDAPFGLVFESGGEGLLRVNGRSYQGLDRNHTYVTLDASRIGDRPELEIELFDPVPEPVDPLNHQAVIQPPITSVSSLLVRPNEAVRSLMYTVTIVRDSAALMPEAELRRVRLLEALHQGMDAFVGMTKQEIEQGEGIRAIEQQLRTNVRGIGGNAEGLEHMIGQSHIDIAWLWPVRETVRKTSRTFSTVDALMNEYPDYMYTQSQPLLYAFLKENDPELYERVKARIAEGRWELVGGMWVEPDLNIPSGESLMRQMLYGQRFYQEEFGKTSRIEWLPDTFGYCASLPQILKHGGVDYFMTTKLGWNDTNVFPHDLFHWVGIDGTAILSYLNHGVNEHTLSKDIHDHWQSYRQKAEHPEQMLLYGHGDGGGGVTREMLEYVQRTELMVGQPSQRYSTAAAFFAGIEQRGPELPAWHGDLYLELHRGTYTTHARNKRHNRRAENLYREAELWHVLARPELDEQSDTSLRSSLHDGWKLILLNQFHDIIPGSAITESYVTSEQEYVRVMELGEQGLAQGLHCLAAGMDVNRPGDGVPYAVFNGFGWKRSPVVKLPGTDSHDIDVQAKTKVYVVTDGAGQELPMDVGEDGISVRVEDIPAFGYRVIWLTACDVQAHYGTDGQRDAGTVNGMNQDALAESDSRQQPMAELAASMETHAEPREDNSQQVIDPSPGCSEFVDTWETPFYQVRFNANGEIIRLWDKTAKRNVLKPGEGGNRFYFFHDRPLLWDAWDIDSRYEHQVAGEAELLEQKWVLAGRTKDVLRFRWRLHDSFITQDIVFYHHDRRIDFKTKVNWKEEHKLLKVGFPIDVVTSKATYEIPFGALERPTHRNTSWEQAQYEVCGHRFVDVSEYGYGVSLLNDCKYGYDVQGSTIRLSLLRAPRWPDRTADLGEHHFTYALYPHEGDWRSAHTVRRASELNSEAAVMRIEGEDKDGAVNTALSPSSDRDAWIRLDSKHVILDTVKTAEDGNGTVLRFYESAGSRERIVLRWPHAFGQAYLSNALEEVGEPLEANDRQIELHFAPYEIKTVLLRDI, from the coding sequence ATGGAACGTATCAAACGATGGATCGCCGAGCTGTCCCGGCATCAATGGCTGGAACAGCGGGAATTGCGCAGCTGGGAGATCCGCCGCGCCAATTATGTTTTGCCGGGACAATACGAGGAAGAGACGGCGTATACCGAGGGCGAAGGCTTGGATGTTTTCCCCAGCGTGCAGGGCACGACGTATTTTTTTCGGACACGACTGGAAATTCCGGAATCTTGGAGGGATGCTCCCTTCGGGCTTGTATTCGAGTCTGGAGGAGAAGGGCTGTTAAGGGTTAATGGGCGCTCTTATCAAGGATTGGATCGCAATCATACCTACGTGACGCTGGATGCCTCCCGGATCGGGGATCGTCCCGAGCTGGAAATCGAACTGTTCGATCCTGTGCCGGAGCCCGTCGATCCGCTCAACCATCAAGCGGTGATCCAACCGCCGATTACGTCCGTGTCAAGTTTGCTGGTCCGACCGAACGAGGCGGTGCGCAGTTTGATGTATACGGTCACCATCGTGCGTGATTCGGCGGCGCTAATGCCGGAAGCTGAGCTGCGCCGGGTGCGTTTGCTGGAAGCATTGCACCAGGGCATGGATGCTTTCGTGGGCATGACGAAACAGGAGATCGAGCAGGGTGAAGGCATCCGCGCGATTGAGCAGCAATTGCGTACGAACGTGCGCGGCATCGGCGGCAATGCGGAGGGGCTGGAGCATATGATCGGCCAATCCCATATCGACATTGCCTGGTTATGGCCCGTGCGGGAAACGGTGCGCAAGACCAGCCGCACCTTTTCCACCGTCGATGCTCTGATGAACGAATATCCCGATTATATGTACACGCAAAGCCAGCCTTTGCTGTATGCCTTCCTGAAGGAGAACGATCCCGAATTGTACGAACGGGTCAAAGCCCGGATTGCCGAAGGGCGCTGGGAGCTCGTTGGCGGCATGTGGGTGGAGCCTGACCTGAACATTCCGAGCGGCGAATCGCTGATGCGCCAAATGCTGTACGGCCAGCGTTTCTATCAGGAGGAATTCGGCAAGACGTCGCGGATCGAATGGCTGCCGGATACGTTCGGGTATTGCGCTTCATTGCCTCAAATCCTGAAGCATGGCGGCGTGGATTACTTCATGACGACCAAGCTGGGCTGGAACGATACCAATGTGTTTCCGCATGATCTGTTCCATTGGGTAGGGATTGACGGCACGGCTATTTTGTCCTACCTCAATCATGGCGTCAATGAGCACACGCTGTCCAAGGACATTCACGACCATTGGCAGTCGTACCGCCAAAAAGCCGAACATCCCGAGCAGATGCTGCTGTACGGGCATGGAGACGGCGGGGGCGGCGTAACCCGGGAAATGCTGGAGTACGTGCAGCGCACCGAGCTGATGGTCGGCCAGCCGAGCCAACGTTACAGCACGGCAGCAGCTTTTTTCGCAGGGATCGAACAGCGGGGGCCGGAGCTTCCGGCGTGGCATGGCGACCTGTATCTGGAGCTGCACAGGGGCACGTACACGACGCATGCTCGCAACAAGCGGCACAATCGCCGGGCTGAGAATCTGTACCGGGAAGCGGAGCTGTGGCATGTATTGGCTCGGCCGGAACTGGATGAGCAAAGCGATACCTCGCTCCGTTCGAGTTTGCATGATGGCTGGAAGTTGATCCTGCTTAACCAATTCCACGACATCATCCCAGGTTCGGCCATTACCGAGTCTTACGTGACTTCCGAGCAGGAGTATGTGCGCGTTATGGAGCTGGGAGAACAGGGGCTTGCACAAGGACTGCATTGCCTGGCCGCAGGCATGGATGTGAACAGGCCGGGGGACGGCGTGCCATACGCGGTGTTCAACGGCTTCGGCTGGAAACGCAGCCCGGTAGTGAAGCTGCCGGGAACGGATAGCCACGATATAGATGTACAGGCAAAAACAAAAGTCTATGTCGTCACAGACGGTGCCGGACAGGAATTGCCTATGGATGTTGGAGAAGATGGCATTTCTGTACGCGTCGAGGATATTCCGGCCTTCGGATATCGCGTCATCTGGCTAACGGCCTGCGATGTGCAAGCCCATTACGGCACAGATGGCCAGCGGGATGCTGGAACGGTTAACGGCATGAATCAAGATGCGTTGGCGGAAAGTGATTCCAGGCAACAACCTATGGCGGAGTTGGCCGCGTCGATGGAAACACATGCTGAACCGAGAGAAGACAATTCACAGCAAGTGATTGACCCGAGCCCAGGATGCAGCGAATTCGTGGATACCTGGGAAACCCCGTTCTATCAGGTACGCTTCAATGCCAATGGCGAAATCATCCGCTTATGGGACAAAACGGCGAAGCGCAACGTCCTCAAGCCCGGGGAGGGAGGCAACCGGTTTTATTTTTTCCATGACCGTCCGTTGCTCTGGGATGCTTGGGATATCGACAGCCGTTATGAACATCAAGTTGCTGGCGAAGCCGAGCTGCTGGAGCAAAAGTGGGTACTCGCTGGCCGGACGAAGGACGTGCTGCGTTTCCGCTGGCGGCTGCATGATTCGTTCATTACGCAGGACATCGTGTTCTACCATCATGACCGCCGCATCGATTTCAAAACAAAGGTGAACTGGAAGGAAGAGCACAAGCTGCTCAAAGTGGGCTTTCCCATCGACGTGGTGACGTCCAAGGCGACGTACGAAATCCCGTTCGGCGCGCTGGAGCGGCCGACGCATCGCAATACGAGCTGGGAACAAGCCCAGTATGAGGTATGCGGGCACCGTTTTGTGGACGTGTCCGAGTACGGGTACGGCGTCAGTTTGCTGAATGATTGCAAATACGGATACGACGTGCAGGGAAGCACCATCCGGCTTTCATTGCTGCGCGCGCCAAGATGGCCCGACCGAACGGCAGACCTGGGCGAGCATCACTTTACGTATGCGTTGTATCCACATGAAGGGGATTGGCGAAGCGCGCATACGGTGCGCCGGGCATCCGAACTAAACAGTGAAGCAGCCGTAATGCGGATCGAAGGAGAAGACAAGGATGGCGCGGTAAATACAGCGTTAAGTCCATCATCTGACAGGGATGCTTGGATTCGGCTGGACAGCAAACACGTCATTCTGGATACAGTCAAAACGGCTGAGGATGGCAACGGCACGGTGCTCCGGTTTTATGAATCGGCGGGCTCGCGCGAGCGGATCGTCCTGAGATGGCCTCATGCCTTCGGGCAGGCTTATCTCTCCAATGCGTTGGAAGAGGTTGGAGAGCCGCTTGAAGCCAACGACCGGCAGATTGAACTGCATTTCGCACCGTACGAAATCAAAACCGTACTTTTGCGCGATATATAA